A stretch of DNA from Arachis hypogaea cultivar Tifrunner chromosome 19, arahy.Tifrunner.gnm2.J5K5, whole genome shotgun sequence:
ATATAGTTTgtcttgttatcttatcttatcttatcttattaatCAAGATAAGAAAAGTATTCGAGTTGAATGTTAGTTAGTGATTCCTGATCTTCTGGCCTGTTTGGATCGTAGAGACGATTTAAACTCAGAAATTGAATCATCGTTGGACCGTCTAGAGCCCTAGATACTAGATCTAGAACAATAACTATAAGTGAACTTCCAcctcaaaataaatatttactcacaaatGAGTTATCTCATCTTAAGATATCAAATGCGTTCATCATCTACCAAGTTTgaatatttcataattttcattgaataaattcCCTACTTGAATACATGCGTTATATTTTCTGATGGCAACTACTCACGACCTCTACCAACCAGGCAACTATGGACGATCAAACTAATGACTTGGTGTTTCTCAGTATGAAGTCATTTTTCCCCCAAAAAATAATTCTTATTTATTTGTTCCTTCTAACAAGCTAACACCTACATGCATTAAATACTAGACTAGTCTACCATGAAACCGAAGAAAATGACTAGTCTacccaaaaaattaaaataaaataaaatagcataataatataatataataacgaATTGAAGTAGTCAAAAGTCAAAACATAGAAAGACAATGCCACTTTTTTCCATCTCCTTCAGTGAAAGCAAGTATTCACAATTGGTTCCAAGTAGTTCTTATGACATcaagtttatttatttgtttaaactttttgaaaacatttcCAAGTCCTTGCAAAACCAGTTGAGATTCTCATGTAATTTCCACCCCAATTTCAAGGCATTGAATAGTTGATGTGAGCAATATATAACAACTAGGTACATTTCTCAAATTCTCATGATGAAATCAGATATCATTACCATGGATTATTCCCTTTCACTTCCAACAATAACGTTGATATCCCTAACTTTATTTTTTCTCTACAACATATGGAGAATAATTACGAAAAAACCTAGTATTCATCAAAAAGAAAGTAACATTATTAAACAACCGCCACAACCATTTGTTGCATTACCATTAATTGGTCACCTCCATTTACTAGGAACCAAAACACCACTTCACAGAACCTTTGCTTCTTTGGCTGATAAATATGGCCCTGTATTCCAAATCTACTTTGGATCATTACCTGCCATTGTTATCTCCAACAAAGAAGGAATCAAAGAATGCTTCACAAAAAATGACAAAGTTCTGGCCTCGCGCACCCCTTCGAGCCGTGGAACTCACCTTGCTTATAACAATGCTGCGTTTGGATTTGCTCCTTATGGACCCTATTGGGCAAAACAGAGGAAGCTAGCCGTTCTTGAACTCCTCTCTTCGCGCCGCCTCGAATCGTTGAGGCATGTTTATGAATCCGAGATTGATACTTTGATCAAGGATCTCTTGATACACCTTAGCAACAATAATTCTTCTATGGTTGTCATGAGTGAATGGTTTGAACGCTTAACATTTAATGTGATCACAAAAATTGTTGCGGGAAAGAGATATTTTAGTTACTTGGAAGATGTGGATGATTTAGAAGCACATAAAGTTGTGAATCTTGTAAAAGAGTTCATGCAATTGGCTGGTGGATTTGTTCTTTCGGATGCAATTCCATTGCTTAGATGGATTGGTGTGGAAGGGAGAGTTCTTAAATCAATGAAGAGAATTGGAAGAGATTTGGACACACTCATTGGAAGGTGGGTTGAAGAGCATAAGATGAAGGGTAATATGGTAAATAGCTCAAGTGAAAAGCAAGATTTCATTGATGTCATGCTATCTATTGTTGAAGATGATCCTGAGTCTGGACATTCTCGTGACACTATCATTAAGGCACATGTTATGGTAatcatagtattttttttaattattatttttagttctgCATTTTTGTTTGATTCAATATGACAAATCTAGATAATTAAGTAATGAGTTATGATAAAATGAAACTAATGTAACTCTTAACAATTATCATATTAaacaattttttcataaaaaaaattcatgtaaATGCTTTGCTTAACAAATCTAACAAATCATTAAAACTAGAATAAGAATATTACATTATTTCTACGCGTTTTTCGTTTTTTGTTCCTATTGTCCTAAAATTTTGATTCTTGTAAATGCTTTCACATATGTTTGTTGGgtttaaaattattcaattatcaTATGTCACTATGAATACTTTCAAAGTCGTTTTTCTAATCTTTACAAATAACATCACAAGTGAACACTAATACAATTTTAAAAAGAGAAGTTAATAATTTTGCACCgacaaaaattaaatacatatttaataaaaaatgttatttgcataccaaaattagttataatatatttatatataaatatatatatagtttaactcaatttttatgtgtattttatattctaatgtatattttatactgtaactaatattaattgttgaatttaatGTGTACCTAGCATGGTTGATAtttaataggtttaattactctattcatccctataattttactaaattctCAATTtagattcttatattttttttttcaattaaatccatacactctttttaattttgtagTTTGATCTTCTTAGTATAAAAAAAGTTagaattaactaaatattttttgcAAATTGaatgtatatataattaataacttaattagatctttgaacatatatttttttaaaaaaatatttcattaattttaatatttttgacataaaaatgatctaattacaaaattaaaagcggTATacggatccaattaaaaaaatatatataaagacctaattacaaatttaataaaaaaatatataaaaatttaattacaaatttggtaaaactataaaaattaactgagtaattatatcattattattatcatgcATTTAACAAACAAGTCAACTTTTCATCATGTTTAGAATCTTATCCTAGCGGGGACGGAAACAACATCAACAACAATGACATGGATCCTTGCAGCATTAATGAACAATAAACATTCATTGAAGCTAGCACAAGAAGAGATTAACCATCACGTAGGTAAGGACAGAAAGGTAGAAGCATCAGATATAAAAAACCTTACTTATTTACAAGCAATTTTCAAAGAAACCCTAAGGTTATATCCACCAACACCATTGTTATTACCTCATGGGGCATCATCAGATTGCAGCATCAATGGCTACTACGTACCAAAAGGAGCTGATGTGTTTCTTAATGTGTGGAAGCTACATAGAGATCCAAGTATTTGGTCGGAGCCTGAAAAGTTTTCACCGGAGAGGTTTATTAATGGCGATGGAGAAGTCGATGAAGGTCACCATTTTGAGTACCTTCCTTTTGGGTTAGGGAGAAGGGCTTGTCCTGGATTCACATTAGCAACACAAGTGATTCTTATCACAGTTGCACGTTTGCTTCAAGGGTTTGATTTTCATTTGTTTATGGATGAACCTGTTGACATGAGAGAAGGTTTTGGCCTAACTTTGCTGAAGTTAAATCCATTGCAAATTTGTCTCACTCCACTTGTTACCACTGAACTCTAtcagtaacatatttattaaaaaaaattaagtgtttttttttcttttctttatttttagcttGGCAACAAAGATAGGGATCCATTGTGTTGTATTCTTCTCTTCAACAAGTGTGTGTTgtatttattgtttattgtttTTATGGTTAACTTATCGTTTATTACACGAACTTTACTTGCGATTTAAGAAATTACCGCAAAACTTTTTTCACATGTCatgacattttttttttcttggataaTGTTGTTattcttagtttttgtttttggGAGAAGGAAGTTCAATTTCTACAtaggaaattcaattatgcatgaTAGTATTATGAATCTAacaaataataatacatgaattaaTTTGAAGAAATAGTAGATAAATATTACCAAAAATGATCAAGAACATTTTTACTTGGTGGAACATATCCGAAGATTCACTTAATTACAGAGAAACTACCATGGTTACTGGAAGAATAGCTTCTGTCCCCTTGAACAAGTCTAGCTAGACCAAAGTGGCAACAATATCATCATCAAGAAGCACATTGCTAGACTTAATATCACAATGAATTACAGCTTTTCCTGAATCATTGTGAATATAATCCAATGCAAAAGCTACATCAAGAGCAATATTTACCCTTTGCATAAGCTAAGGTTCAGACTCATATTTGTGGACTCGTTATCTTTCATAGTGTTGTGCAACAAAATTTCTAGGCTCCCATTAAACATAAACTCAAACACTATGGTCTTGAAATCTTTCCCTTTGTAATCAACACTTGAACAAGAAATCAGTAGGTTGAGAAGGttttcatgtttaattttttCTAGAGCTTTACATTCGGCCATGAAACTTTTCGATGCTCCACGTGTTTAAAGATTCAACACTTTCACAGTAACGAGTCTCTCAAAATAGACAAAAGTTCCTCTATACATAGAGCCAAAGCTTTTCGTGCCAACTAAATTGGATGAAGAAAATCCATTTGTTACTTGATGTAGCTCTCCATAGGAAACCTTCAAGTACCTATGTTCTAGTGATGGTGAAAAAGATAACTTCATAGACTTCTTCCTGAGGTAATAGatactaataaaaattataaaagagatCAAAAGCCTGCCAATCACATGagaataattttctttttatgaGAGCTCTTATGTTTGTTTGAAGAAAACTCAGGACATGGAGGGAGATCCAGTTGAGGTATCCCACCGCACAGATCATTATTTTTAATGAGTGATATTACAGTGATGTTACTAAAGACTCCTTCCAGTGGGACTTAACCATAGAGATGGTTATAAGACAAGTTCAAATTACTCAAAAAAGTCAGGTTTTCAAGTTCATGGGGGATTGTGCTTGAGAAGTTATTATTAGAAAGGTCTAACCTTTCAAAGGATCTTAAAGATCCTAGGAACGGGAGTAGACTCCCATAGAAGAAGTTTCTGTCTAGTTGAAGCTCTGTTAGTGTAGAACATGCACCAAGTTCCACGGAAATGACACCACAAAACTTGTTTGCATAcatatataatttggagagagATGCATCAAATTTCCTAACTCTAGAGGAATTGAACCAGTAAAGGAGTCAGTGGATAAGTTAAGATTTACTAAACCTTTTTGATAGCCAAAGGTTTGAATAGGTATGTttccatttaaattatttaccAAAACGCTGAATGTGTGCATCTTTTTATAGTATCTTAAGGTAAATGGAATATTTCCTTCAAATGCATTAAAGTCCATGTGAACTTCTGACAATATAGTAAGATTGTCTATGCCAGTAGAAAAATTACCTGAAAGATTGTTCATACTCAAGAATATTATTACTAGATTTTTAAGCTTTCCAATTGAATTTGGAATTGGTCCCTCAAGGACATTCTCATCCATAAGAAGTGAACCTAAGCCAAATAGATTTTCAATTTTTTCAGGTATCCTTCCAGATATTTGATTCAATCCCATATCAAGCAAAATAAGATTGGTTGATAAGTTGCCTATGAGATTTGTCAATGTACCACctaaataatttttgtaaaagTCCAGCAATTGCAATTGAGTAAATTAGTCAATGAAGAAAGGAAATCCAAATCGTGAGCTCTTCCAGTCCAAAATCTATTACGATCCACTTTAAATTCCTGGAGTTTGTGTAAACTTCCTAAAGTAGGAGAAATTGGTCCATAAAAACCATTTTCTTCTATATCAAATTTTTGCAATTCGGACAAATTGGATATTGAAGATGGAAAAATACTAGTGAACAGGATTCCTCCACACACAAAATTTTGAAGATTGAGAAAAGCCAGAGGTATATTTGAGAGAAGATTACCCGCTAATTGGTTGCCCGATAATGAAATAGTTTGAATATTTGAAAGGTTATAAAGTGAAGGAGGAAGTAAGCTAGAAAAATTATTTAGATTCAtagcaaaaaattttaaattcgacAATCTCTCCAAAGCCAGAGTTATGCTTCTTTCCAAATGATTTTGTGAAAGTGACAACTTCTAAAGCGATGAAAGATTTTCACCATAGAACCAAACCATGAAGGTAAAAGGAATCAGAACCaaattaaaagaataagagagagagaggctaaCCATCTAAGTAACTAGCTGACTTGGCTGCTTGTTATTAGCATAACAGAAAGACTAACTTTATTTCTAGACTCTTCTATAAgttgctagtgtgtgtgtgttcaTCTATACACCTAACATCCTCCCTCAAACTAATGGGCACTGCCTGCTCTACTCTTAGTTTTTCTCTGTATTTCGATTAGAACATCAGCTATTTCTCTAAATTATGCTTCGGTGCTACTTCTTGAGACAACATCTTGTTTTTTACTTGCCCAAGATATCAGGTTCGGACCCAGGTAGATGCAGAAACCATTGGTGGACTTTCTATCATCAATATCATTACCCTAGTCAGAGTCGCAAAACCCATAAATTCTGAAATCCTCAGTTTTTCTAAATATTAACCCATGATCTATGGAGCTAGATAGGTACCTCAATATCCTTTTGACTGCTTTTCAGTGAATCTGAAGTGGTTCATGCATGAATTGGGCAGCTTTGTTTACTGTAAAGGTGATGTCAAGCCTAGAAATGGTTGTATATTGCAGCCCACCAATGATTGACCTGTATAGTTGTGAATTATGAACTTTGGCGTCACCTGATACAGAAAGTTTTAGTGCTAAAGTCATAGGGGTCAGCATGCCTTTTGCATCACTCATGGCAGCATTCTTCAGCAAATCCTTTATGTACTTTGTTTGACTGAGTACAACTGAATTGTCTGGTTGATTTCTGACCTCAATTCCAAGAAAATAGCTCATTTCGCCTAAATCCTTGAGTGAGAAGACACTATGCAGCTAAGAGGCCAGTTGCTAAATTTCTAACTGAGAGCTTCCAGTTATGAGGATATCATCCACATATACTAGAATGAAGGTTGACGATTGATCAGTGAATTTTGTAAAGTAAGAAACATCAGATCTTGTGTTCTTGAAGCCAAATTGATTGAATGTAGAGTTGAAATTTGTAAACCAAACTCTTGGGGCCTGTTTTAGGCCATAGAGAGCTCTTTGTAGCTTTCAGATTTAAAGTGAGTTGTTGGCAGTGAAACCTTTAGGATGTTGCATGTAAACATTCTCATGGAGATCTCCATTGAGAAATGCATTGTTGAAATCAAACTATCTCACTTTTCATCCCTTTGAGAGTACAACACTAAGAATGGTTCTGACTGTGGAGGGCTTAACGACAGGGCTGAAGATTTAGTTGTAGTCAATCCCTTGCTTTTGATGGAACCCCTTTGCTACCAATCTTGctttatattttttatgctaCCATCTGGATGCCTTTTGATTCTAAAAACCCATTTACACCCAATCGGTGCTATGTTTGGTGCTGCATCAACTAGCTTCTAGGTTTGATTCCGTATTAGTATAGAGAATACTTTCTCCATTGCTAATTTCCAGTGAGGAGAGGACATTGCTTTAGCCACTAATCTTGGAAAAGTTTGGGTTAAGTTTAAGTTTGGAAAATTGGTCAGAACAGCTGCATAAGTCTTTGGTTTGAGGATTTCACTCATACTTCTTGTTTGCATAGGGTGGCTTGCTATAGGTGGCACTACAGTTTCTTGATTGAGCAGTGACCCAGTTTGAGCTTGAGCAGGTACAGAATCTGTAATTTTAATTTCACTAGTTTCAGAAGAATTAGTGGAATCAGTAGTATTTGCATTAGAGGGATTAGTAGAAACAGGCAAAGCAGATAATGAATTGGACATGCTATTGGTATTAGTGGAAGGTACATGATATAGATATGGTTGGTGTGTATGAGGTTGGGTGGTGGTGTCAAGATTTAGGGGTAAGTTGGTGTTAAAGGGAGAGAAAGGATCTGGAGTTAGGTGTTGATTAGTGTTCTATGTCTTGTTGAAAAATTGTGGATAAAGAAATTCATGTTCATTAAAAAGCGCATTTCTTGCCATGTAAATCTTGTCACTGGGAGCTAAGCATTTGTAGCCTTTTTAATCAATGTCATAGTCAATGAATACACATTTTTGAGATTTGTGGTTAAATTTGTGATTGTTGTAAGGTGTAAGGAGAGGGTAGCAGGTGCATCCGAAAGGCTTTAGTGCACtgaagtttggtgtgatttggaAAAGAACCTCTATTGGTGACTTGAGGTTCAGGTTGGGTGTGGGAAGTCTATTGGTGAGATAGGTGGCAGATTGAATGGCTTGATCCCGGAATTTTAAGGGTAGAGAAGCTTGGGCCAAAAGGGTAAGACATGTTTCAACAAGATgcctatattttcttttttgcaaAGCCATTTTGTTG
This window harbors:
- the LOC112777970 gene encoding uncharacterized mitochondrial protein AtMg00810-like, which gives rise to MSYFLGIEVRNQPDNSVVLSQTKYIKDLLKNAAMSDAKGMLTPMTLALKLSVSGDAKVHNSQLYRSIIGGLQYTTISRLDITFTGNDIDDRKSTNGFCIYLGPNLISWASKKQDVVSRSSTEA
- the LOC112780026 gene encoding cytochrome P450 CYP82J17 — protein: MMKSDIITMDYSLSLPTITLISLTLFFLYNIWRIITKKPSIHQKESNIIKQPPQPFVALPLIGHLHLLGTKTPLHRTFASLADKYGPVFQIYFGSLPAIVISNKEGIKECFTKNDKVLASRTPSSRGTHLAYNNAAFGFAPYGPYWAKQRKLAVLELLSSRRLESLRHVYESEIDTLIKDLLIHLSNNNSSMVVMSEWFERLTFNVITKIVAGKRYFSYLEDVDDLEAHKVVNLVKEFMQLAGGFVLSDAIPLLRWIGVEGRVLKSMKRIGRDLDTLIGRWVEEHKMKGNMVNSSSEKQDFIDVMLSIVEDDPESGHSRDTIIKAHVMNLILAGTETTSTTMTWILAALMNNKHSLKLAQEEINHHVGKDRKVEASDIKNLTYLQAIFKETLRLYPPTPLLLPHGASSDCSINGYYVPKGADVFLNVWKLHRDPSIWSEPEKFSPERFINGDGEVDEGHHFEYLPFGLGRRACPGFTLATQVILITVARLLQGFDFHLFMDEPVDMREGFGLTLLKLNPLQICLTPLVTTELYQ